CTGAAAGCGAAAGATGGTACGTGTTATTTGATGATGGAAATTAAAACTTTTCTCGAACTTCCATCCATGTTCAAGTAATAATATATAAACTTAAGTGTCATATTAAGtttaactagcttttgagcccgttcaatgaACGGACGATTATACAGGGATTGTCAAGCCGTATTTTAAAGTGCTGATTATATTGATAGTTTGTGATTTTAGtgggaatatatgatttatatagaggtgaaatttaaaagttgaaaatatatacttcctccgttccggaaatatcgcactatggttgacttttactcttttaaccattactttgactcttaatatctctaatcgtgtgcaagtaaaaataataaaaaattaatatttagacaACACTTAtcaatacgaatctaacatgaccccacattGCTAAAATTTcattacgtacgaatcacaaaagatgggcaaagtcgtagtgtgaatagtgtaaaaaaacaaatggtgcgatatttccggaacggaggaagtagattagatggtgaattaatattgagtgttaaagcGGGAGATGGAGTGCATGACgttgaatgaatatatgaatAATAGTAAATTGATGTTAAAGGAGGAGGAGATCAAGTGGAAGAGGTGTTGAAGATGtaaaataaatacggagtacttcatataacaaataacaaaaaaaaaaaaaaatggatgaAAGATGGAGGTGACACGTGTGGATGAAAGATGCAGGTGACACGTGTCGTCTACACAATCAATGgtcttcctttttaaatactaggtatagactaagtatagactaggtatagatagaTTAAGCTATCATTACATAtactaataactaaataatacaTGTACACGTCAAGGGACGAAAGAGAGTACTATGATTATCAAGCTAGCCAAGTTTTGTCAGAAGTGTTATTTGATAGGGTTGAGAACAACCTGTCAAAATTTTAGGAATCGGAATCGGAACCTATTGTAACAGGTTCCTTTAAATGAGAACCGGAACCGGAatctgttgcaacaggttcctaaAAATGAGAAACGGAATCGGAACCTGTTGGAACAGGTTCCGATTCAGGGTACCCtgtaatttaacatttaaatgaattattgttaatttattgaaaaaaaagcTATTTTATGGTTTGGGCTATGATTGTTCTATATGGTTTTGGCTTAATTTGTGTTTCTATGTTtatattttgtaaaaattaGCTTGGATTGTTTTCTATTTTGGGCATATGAAGCATTTTTATATGGCCTGTTGCCTTATTTTGGGTATTTCGTATTAGAATTGGTGTGTACAGGGTACCCATTCCGAAAAGTTGAGAATCGGATCtagaacctgttgcaacaagtACCCAATTTTGTTATTCGGAACCGGAACCTACACAATAGATTCCAATTTCGGAACCGTGGGTTCCTAGCAGATTCCGGTTCCGATTCAGGGTACCCTAACTTTTAATGTGGTGTGAAGAGCAGGGAAAGTATGGGAAAGGGATGTGCGCCTTTTCTCAGTTAATGGATGTGATAACCTAGCAAAATTGCAATGAATATCGGATTTCACTTGTTGGTTGTAAATGCTTCTAATAATGCGAAAATGACATAAATTTCGGGCCATGAGATGTTTTTTTTATCGGTAACAAGAAGTTAGAATCTTATTGAACCAATATTTGTATTGAGAGCATGCGATGAAGGTAAATAAATCCCCGCTCCCGAGTATAATGCAGGTAAGTTTCCCTTAACTTCAACTAGCAGCTCGGACAAGGGTGATCACATGTATTGTGCAGATATGCTTGTAATTATAGTTTATCATATGAGTAGTTCCATATGAACCTAAAAGACCTATTGTCCTTCATTAAAATGCTTTGTCCCTACTTCCTAAAAGGTTGTTCCGAGTACTTAGTTGTTTATCCTAGTACTCCGTACTCTGGATACCCCAGTGTTGAAAGCCTCAATGAAAATTCATAGCCAAAAGACGAAAAAAAAAGGTTCAGTTCAcaactctttttcttttttttctgcaATTCCTTCATTTCATTATACATATATACTTGCAACACACACCCTTATGGCAATAAAACACAATTTAACGAGAGGATTAGAGAAAGTAACCggcaaattaactaaaataactCAACCAAAAATAAGAAGAGTAGGTTAGGTACTTAGATTGTTAGTCCATTTATCTTCTCTAATCCCTTCCTTAAACAACATACCAGAAAATGTGTTGTAAATATAAAAAACCCCGAGaaagtatatatttttattcaatACTTTATCAACCCCTGTAATTTTACACAAGTTTGTGGCCTTGTGGGCAACTGAGCATGCAACGCAACTAAAACCAAGACAAACAAAAAAGGGGCAATTCTTGCAACTTTCACCCCTTGAAGTCCCTCACCCGCCTTTTGCGGAGGGTAGAAAGAAACAGCTAAATCTTCATCAAAATAGAAAATTCAAGCTGGAGTCAGTAAACCTTCTTCCTATGTCTTATTAAGCAGGTCAAACTATCCCTTTCATCTACTCTCAATATACCCAACCCTAAAATACCATTTATAACAaactttaaattataaattataaattataaattataaattataaattataaaaattattactttatttttaCTGTATTTGTTAAATATTTTCTGTCCCAACCAAACAGTCCTTTTTAATTCCCTATATAGCAGCATTCCTCCCACCCAAATACCTTCCCCCCCTTTTCCTCCCTTCTCAATTCTCATCATTACAACATTTCCCCTGTTTTCCCCTGCTTTCccctgttttttttaatatccaAGCCATCAAAACAACTTCTACACTATAAACTCAACTTACACTCAtatgtaaaaataaaataaaaagctcATTTTAGCCAAAATTAAGGACTCTATTTATCAATCTCAAAACCCAGCTCGAATTCGAGTAAACTTTCTTGTTTTATAATGGAGAAGGAATTCTTTTTGAATGCCGGCATACAACCTTCTCTACACTTTGATCATCcattctcttcttcttcttcaatgcCAACATGGCAATCTTTATCTTCAGCAATGGAAATGCAATCCTCTGATTGTTTTTTATCTACACAAGCTCCTACTAAAACTGACAATTTTGAGTCTGCTATGAGTTCCATGGTTTCTTCCCCAGCTGCCTCAAACTCAGCCTTGTCGAATGATAATTTCATGATCAGGGAATTGATTGGGAAGCTTGGCAACATTTGTAACTCCGGTGATATCTCCACTGGTGGTCACCACGGCCCGCCACCTTACATTGGTGGCGGTAATGGTGGTGGGAATTGTAGTACTAATAATTCATGTTATAGTACCCCACTTAGCTCACCACCTAAAATGGGGATGTCAATGCCAATTATGGATCATTTGGTGAAAGAAAATTTCCCCACCTTGGGAAATTCAATTGCTTTGAGGTCAAATTTGCCGGCAATGCCTAGTGATCCGGGTTTCGCGGAGCGAGCGGCGAGGTTTTCTTCCTTTGGAAGTAGGAGTTTTAATGGAAGAACAAGCCAATTTGTTGTCAACAATAACAAAAttcataatcataataataatcatGGCAATGATAATAATGCGGAATTTGGTTATCGATCTAATAATAGTAATTTAGTAGGAAATGGCAAGTTACAGAGGGTTTCTAGTAGTCCTTCACTTAAAGAAGTTGGATCTCAAGTTGAAAAAAACAAGAATTCATTGTTATTACAGAACAATGAGAGGAATCAAGCAGGAAATTGTGGTCCCGAGCATGGTGATTTCTCAAATTCCCGGGAAAATTCGTCGATTTCCGGCCAAAATCCGGTAGGCGAAAACGGATCAACTAGGAAAAGAAAAGCACCTGCTCCTAAGGGAAAAACTAAGGAAACTCTGCCTCATTCTCCCCTGCATACTAACAAAGTAAGTTCATGatcccaaaaaaaaataaaaaaataaaataaaaatcatactTGAATTAATTTTTTGGATCATTTTTTTATGTTTCAGGTGACTGAAAATGGTGAGGATTCAAGTGCAAAGAGAACCAAATCGGAAGAAGGTGGTGTTTCAAAGACAGAGGATAACCAAAAGCCTCCTGAGGCACCAAAGGATTATATTCATGTTAGAGCAAGAAGGGGTCAAGCTACTGATAGTCATAGTCTTGCTGAAAGAGTAAGATTTTTTTTACTTTGATCACAAATTTAGAAAGATTACTAATTTGGTAGTATAAATTTACAATTAAGATAAAAACGTAGCATAATTAGCAATTTCCTATGATTgaccttttttttaatgaaatgttGATTTTCCATTGCAGGTTAGAAGAGAGAAAATTGGTGAAAGAATGAAACTTCTTCAAGATCTTGTTCCTGGTTGTGATAAGGTGCATTTTTTTCAAACTTTCTCCGTTTCCAAATACATGCATCACTTCTATTAACACGTAATTTAATTAGACTTTTTCGATATTAAAGCTCGATTTTAATCTTGAATTGGCTAATTTACAGGTGACAGGAAAAGCACTAATGTTAGATGAGATTATCAACTATGTACAATCATTACAAAGACAAGTTGAGGTAAATTAGAAGCATAATTAACACTAATCACATTCAAATTAGAGTATAATCTAATCTTCATCATTTCTCTTAAACTAAATCCATATTGTTTTCTTGTTTCTTTTTAGTTTCTTTCAATGAAATTATCCACTGTAAATCCAAGACTAGAGTTCAACATGGAAAACCTTTTCTCAAAAGATGTAAGTTCACTtctttttttccctttctttaattaaaatttaaaagttgGTGTATCTTTTTCTTCCACAAAAATTACTTTTTGATAGActaattatatttatttattttgtgggtAATTTTCAGGTAATCCAACCAAACTGCTCCTTAACGCATCCAATGTACCCTCTAGATTCCATGGCACCAACCCTTTATCATCAAAATTCTTTACAAGATAGCATAACCACCACGGCCCCATGTCATATGGACCCTTTACATTTACCTTCACTTGATGGATTTCCTAATTGTCTCCCTCAGGTACTCCTTTTTCGCCTCTCCGTCCCTCGTATTATAATTAACTCGAACAATTTATTCCCTCGTATTATAATTAACTCGAACAATTATTAGATACTCGAATGTTCAATTAATATACCCTGTTCGCCTATACCCTATCCTATTCATTAGGCTAGGTCTAAAACCGGCAAACTTATATAGATTGCTAGGTTTAAACTCGGCTATAAACTCTTCATTAGACTTACTTCATGTAGGATTAGTGATTATTATTGTCATAATGTGGCAACTAATGAAACAATTTTGATTGCACAGCTATCATCATTGTGTGAGGGTGATCTCCAAAGTATTGTACAGATGGGATTTGGCCAAAAGGAGAATGGATTTCAACTACAACAACCTTTACATGGTAATTAATTGAGAAGATTGATAATCAAAAGTGTTTCCTTAATAACTTCATTATTAGTGAAATTtgatgtttaattaattaattttggtgttGTTTTGTGTTGTGTAGGGTCAAATCCATCATCATTAATGAAAATTGAGTTCTAACAACCAATCATCAATCTTGAATATGATTgccaaagaaagagagaaagagaggctACTTGTATATACAAATGAGACTTTGAATTATTTTCAAGGCCTccattatagtatttgcatatctaatcaagaaatatattatttcctttttttattttacccTATTGAACTTAGATTCATCTCTCCTTTCCatctttaaatttttttgttttggttaTGTCATTAATTTTTAGGTGAAGTTAACTAGCTATGCttatatagttaattatatgtaTCCTTTGTAATATTCTATGATCATTTGGTACAAAAGTCTTGGTTTTGCACCACCCAATGTAACATATTAAGTTGAAAAGGAAAGGGAGAAAAAAAGTTACTAGTATCATTTGTTTACTTACTTAGTACACCATATGTTGTTTTCACTACAACTTACTTTTGTGCATAccaatacttcctccgttcagtGAAGCGTCATGTagatcatgttagattcgtttcaATTTAATTTCTCAAGGTGTTAAATTTCTATAAAcgttatttatttataatgagAGATATGAAGGAAATGTGAAATTATGAATTGACAAGCGTGAAAACATTAAATTAAAAGTAAACGTAAGAAGTATCTTATTTCTGTTTAATACATTATCGGTTAAAGTACCACGGAATATGAAGATAATTATGCAAACCTAAATGATTAGTTTTATAACTTTGATTATTTACATCATGATTGAACATtatattttcttgattttccaAAGATTTAAATGATGCATAAAATCATGTTAATTAAAGTGGTTGGTTACAACTTACACAAGCATAATCAAAATTAAGTTGTTTACCAGCTGTGATTAGTGGGCCTATTTCTTTTTTACTAAACAATCATATGCATAACAGCATAAGCTTAAAAGCTTTATAAAAAAGTAATCCTGAATTAGAGTCAACTCATGACTTACCTCATTTTTTCTCTTTGTAAAATCTTTTTACTCTGTTatcccaaaaataaaaaataaatatattactGTAATAAAGAAGGTTCTGTTCTCTTTTTTTCACTGCTAAACTATAAtcaggaaaataaataaatatgtaatttaaatacaatccttcaattttcaattttattaatgtgaattcattatttataaaattggTGTATCAAGAAGAATCCCAGGTTGGCAGGGCTGAGATTCTGTCCAGGCCCAATGAATGAAAACAGAAGCTTTAATTATCTGATCAACACTTTACTCAATTaaatattatgttaattttttatataCAAAAATATTGTCAAATGATTATCACAAATTTTCGTAAACGCCCGTATAACAGTTACTCTGTAATAAACTATGAGATTACATGTCATATTACCGACCTCTTATACAATATAAGATGATAAAATGGTGCGATATAAGACTAGTTTAAACTTTGATACAAAGTACTCCATAATACGGGGtaacaattaaaataaattgcaaaaagttttgttttatacttcctccgtcttttaatactcgcaacgtttggacttttgccactattcatataatctactttgactattcgtagtattttttatataagataaaacataatcatgtgagatcttgttagattcgtctcaatgagtattatcaaaatatcaactttttataatttttgcataaagagaatttaagatataaatgatcaaagttgtgcattggcatgcgtgaaacttacaaacgttgcgagtattaaaagacggagtaagtatataaataataaagGAGTCAATGTGGATTTGAGctgaaaaaaactaaaaaaagatGCTTTTTTTCCACCTAAAGAAATTCGGACTaagaataataattaaaattaataatggaGAACTAGTGGTAAAAAATCCAGTTTCTTGGGTTTAACAAAAGATTACTGGAAATGCAGCTTTTAGCAATTATTAAAATTTAGGAATGGTATTATTGGCCTGCAAATGCAGTATAATTGGATTAAATTAATGGAAGATGCTTTGAATTTGTAATGGAAGAGTTAGGTttttattaataattttaaaaaagagGGGTGTAATAGTAATAATGTGTTTAGGTGACAGCCTTGTTTTGATTGGTTTATAAACCTAACCAATCATTTTGGTAAAACCGTGTCTGACAtctaatttatattttaatccTATGACTTTAGTTGTTGTCTAACCTTTTTAGCTCCATTAATCTTAATGCTTAAGGACTCACTAACTTGCCATACTTGTATGTTTAGACATTCAAAACCTTGATTATTTGTGTAAGTATGTTTCCATTATTCTTGTGTATATGTAGGAAACCTTATTCTTGTAGGAGAAGTCCATGGTACGGCTTGTTTGGTACGGAGTAATTTCTGGTGGATTACTCCATATGTAACTAGTTTTATATGTACGCGATgtgtgcgaatataagaaatatatttgttttattacatttaaacctgaaataacatgtaaaaattATAATACAAAaacgatgcgtgcgaatataagaaacagatAAGTTAGATAAAGCCGAACGCATATaaacaaattgattaaaatggtaagaatttatttaagtggctaaattgattaaaatgcttCTTTAACCTTTTTCTATTGGGTAGATTGTCATTATATTATCTATTATAAAAGTGTAGAGGGTATTATCTACTCATATTACCAAATTGTGCATAAATGTGTTTATATAAATTTATGTAACGAATGAGAAAGGATAGACATGCCTAGGGGTGGACACGAGCCGAACCGAGCCGAACTCTATATGGCTCGGCTTAGTTTGGTTAAATTTTTTCGAGTTCGAACTCGAGCTCGAACTTACCTCGAGCTTAAAAATCCTTATCGAGCCAGGCTTGATAAGAATTCTTCGAGTTCGAACCGAGTTTCGAGCTTTTTCGAGCCTTGACTCGATAAACTAATAAACCATATTCTACCAACCGGTAcaataatatattaataaatttCTTAATCTAACATTATAATAGTATTTTTCTTGGACAAGTTATGTAAAATATTTTCCCCTATTTATCATCCAATTGATAATTTAGACTATGGTATTAAAATTCTCATAAATATACAATATTATTCTTAATTTATCGAACTCGCGAGCTTTCGAGCCGAACACTATTGAATTTGAGTTTGGTTCATTTAGTTATAGAACCATAAATTTAAGTTCAAGCTTGGTTCATTTACAGACGAATCGATCTCGAACTGAAA
This sequence is a window from Spinacia oleracea cultivar Varoflay chromosome 1, BTI_SOV_V1, whole genome shotgun sequence. Protein-coding genes within it:
- the LOC110802377 gene encoding transcription factor bHLH62 — translated: MEKEFFLNAGIQPSLHFDHPFSSSSSMPTWQSLSSAMEMQSSDCFLSTQAPTKTDNFESAMSSMVSSPAASNSALSNDNFMIRELIGKLGNICNSGDISTGGHHGPPPYIGGGNGGGNCSTNNSCYSTPLSSPPKMGMSMPIMDHLVKENFPTLGNSIALRSNLPAMPSDPGFAERAARFSSFGSRSFNGRTSQFVVNNNKIHNHNNNHGNDNNAEFGYRSNNSNLVGNGKLQRVSSSPSLKEVGSQVEKNKNSLLLQNNERNQAGNCGPEHGDFSNSRENSSISGQNPVGENGSTRKRKAPAPKGKTKETLPHSPLHTNKVTENGEDSSAKRTKSEEGGVSKTEDNQKPPEAPKDYIHVRARRGQATDSHSLAERVRREKIGERMKLLQDLVPGCDKVTGKALMLDEIINYVQSLQRQVEFLSMKLSTVNPRLEFNMENLFSKDVIQPNCSLTHPMYPLDSMAPTLYHQNSLQDSITTTAPCHMDPLHLPSLDGFPNCLPQLSSLCEGDLQSIVQMGFGQKENGFQLQQPLHGSNPSSLMKIEF